One region of Gossypium raimondii isolate GPD5lz chromosome 6, ASM2569854v1, whole genome shotgun sequence genomic DNA includes:
- the LOC105773410 gene encoding uncharacterized protein LOC105773410, with amino-acid sequence MSSYQNVAGGRLRLKGKPLHVFKAKAEAADPISKKKRKKHKHRYAPHSQGENRRLSTDTTDDNHEAGKDGDEATAFEDHLTPAERKFLEQTRQLELQRLAKMATKSHHDRIQEFNRYLANLTEHYDIPKVGPG; translated from the exons ATGTCGTCCTACCAGAACGTTGCCGGGGGGAGACTGAGGCTGAAAGGGAAACCCCTCCACGTTTTTAAAGCTAAAGCCGAAGCAGCAGATCCCATTTccaaaaagaagaggaagaagcaCAAGCACCGTTATGCCCCCCACTCCCAGG GTGAAAACAGAAGGCTGTCAACAGATACGACCGACGACAACCATGAGGCTGGAAAAGATGGCGACGAAGCTACTGCTTTTGAGGATCATCTTACTCCAGCTGAAAGAAAATTCCTAGAGCAGACACGCCAACTTGAGCTCCAAAGACTGGCAAAGATGGCCACCAAATCACACCATGATCGCATTCAGGAATTTAACCGATATTTGGCTAATCTAACTGAGCATTATGACATCCCTAAAGTTGGCCCTGGTTAA
- the LOC105773408 gene encoding putative RNA methyltransferase At5g10620 isoform X1, with the protein MMTMATAMGISACGVSLQWTNPNSYSSGKGCKYAGQSVRALPIRTLTVGKKRLPGVQLLVDEYIAKLKSYCHVDDVQIRSNPKNARNVMAQVHDEDIAVINLITSNDWVVMLDERGLDLSSEQLAELLGDAGNTAASRLSFCIGGPYGHGQRVRKRANVSIKLSSMVLNHQIALVVLMEQIYRSWTILKGQKYHH; encoded by the exons ATGATGACAATGGCAACGGCAATGGGGATCTCAGCATGTGGGGTTAGTCTTCAGTGGACGAATCCCAACTCTTATTCGTCAG GTAAAGGATGCAAATATGCTGGTCAATCCGTG AGAGCGTTACCTATTCGAACCCTAACGGTAGGGAAAAAGAGGCTCCCAGGTGTACAATTGCTGGTGGATGAATATATTGCAAAGCTCAAAAGTTATTGTCATGTTGATGATGTTCAAATTCGCTCCAATCCTAAAAATGCGCG CAATGTGATGGCTCAGGTTCATGATGAAGACATAGCTGTCATCAACCTTATCACGTCTAATGATTGG GTGGTGATGTTGGATGAGCGTGGACTAGATCTTAGCTCTGAGCAATTGGCTGAATTGTTAGGGGATGCTGGGAATACG GCAGCTTCAAGATTATCATTTTGCATTGGTGGACCATATGGTCATGGACAACGAGTGCGAAAACGTGCAAATGTGTCGATCAAGTTGTCGTCGATGGTATTGAATCATCAAATTGCACTTGTTGTGCTCATGGAACAAATTTATAG atcATGGACTATTTTGAAAGGACAAAAGTACCATCATTAG
- the LOC105773408 gene encoding putative RNA methyltransferase At5g10620 isoform X2 has translation MWGKGCKYAGQSVRALPIRTLTVGKKRLPGVQLLVDEYIAKLKSYCHVDDVQIRSNPKNARNVMAQVHDEDIAVINLITSNDWVVMLDERGLDLSSEQLAELLGDAGNTAASRLSFCIGGPYGHGQRVRKRANVSIKLSSMVLNHQIALVVLMEQIYRSWTILKGQKYHH, from the exons ATGTGGG GTAAAGGATGCAAATATGCTGGTCAATCCGTG AGAGCGTTACCTATTCGAACCCTAACGGTAGGGAAAAAGAGGCTCCCAGGTGTACAATTGCTGGTGGATGAATATATTGCAAAGCTCAAAAGTTATTGTCATGTTGATGATGTTCAAATTCGCTCCAATCCTAAAAATGCGCG CAATGTGATGGCTCAGGTTCATGATGAAGACATAGCTGTCATCAACCTTATCACGTCTAATGATTGG GTGGTGATGTTGGATGAGCGTGGACTAGATCTTAGCTCTGAGCAATTGGCTGAATTGTTAGGGGATGCTGGGAATACG GCAGCTTCAAGATTATCATTTTGCATTGGTGGACCATATGGTCATGGACAACGAGTGCGAAAACGTGCAAATGTGTCGATCAAGTTGTCGTCGATGGTATTGAATCATCAAATTGCACTTGTTGTGCTCATGGAACAAATTTATAG atcATGGACTATTTTGAAAGGACAAAAGTACCATCATTAG
- the LOC105773409 gene encoding probable plastid-lipid-associated protein 8, chloroplastic, translated as MAACSLTLSSSLPQPKPSFFGSKPSHLSLHSTSFALKSQCFRVSSSSVSISSRPADDLVASLLSKVIKTDGGVSLTTKQHQDVAQVANELNKYCVDEPVKCPLIFGDWDVVYCSNPTSPGGGYRSALGRLFFKTKDMVQAVEAPDSVRNKVSFSVFGFLEGEVSLKGKLKVLDHQWIQVIFQPPELRVGAMDFQYGGESEVKLQITYIDEKIRLGKGSRGSLFVFRRRHGGSTNV; from the exons ATGGCAGCTTGTTCCCTCACTCTATCGTCCTCCTTGCCCCAACCTAAACCCTCATTTTTTGGATCGAAACCCTCTCATCTATCCTTACACAGCACTTCGTTTGCGCTCAAATCCCAGTGTTTCAGGGTTTCCTCAAGTTCCGTTTCCATCTCCAGTCGCCCCGCCGATGATCTAGTTGCATCTCTTCTCTCCAAG GTGATAAAAACGGATGGTGGAGTTTCACTCACCACAAAACAGCACCAAGACGTAGCTCAAGTGGCTAATGAGTTGAACAAATATTGCGTTGATGAACCAGTCAAATGCCCTTTAATCTTCGGAG ATTGGGATGTGGTTTACTGTTCGAATCCCACGTCACCAGGAGGCGGCTACAGAAGTGCATTGGGGCGCCTTTTCTTCAAGACCAAGGACATGGTCCAGGCTGTTGAAGCTCCTGACTCCGTACGAAACAAAGTCTCCTTCTCTGTTTTTGGGTTTCTTGAGGGAGAGGTCTCCTTGAAAG GAAAGCTGAAGGTCTTGGATCATCAATGGATTCAAGTCATTTTTCAGCCACCTGAACTGAGGGTAGGAGCAATGGACTTCCAGTATGGTGGCGAGAGTGAGGTCAAGCTACAGATCACGTATATTGACGAGAAGATCAGATTAGGAAAGGGCTCTAGAGGTTCTTTATTTGTATTTCGAAGGCGGCACGGAGGCTCAACCAACGTTTGA